CGGAAATGAGCTCTCCACTACGATAACGGTCCAAGAATGTTTGGTAATAGTCCTTATGGCCTTTTTTGTATGATTTTTGAATAGATCTTCCTGTTGGGGTATAATATCTTGAAACTGTTAGGCGTACTGCTGAGCCATCTCCTAAATCCATTTCGCGCTGTACAAGACCTTTACCAAAAGACCTTCTTCCAACGATAGTACCAATATCATTATCCTGAAGAGCACCGGCAATAATCTCGCTGGCTGATGCCGAGCGTTCATTGATCAGAACGTACACGGGTTTGTTTTCAAAATCACCTTTTCTAGTAGCAAAAGCTTTTTTGATTCTCCCCTTTTTATTCTTTGTGAAGAGAATGAGTTTGTCATCTGTCAAAAATTCATCGGCAAGCTTCTCTGCAATACCCAAATAACCTCCTGGATTATCCCTTAAATCCAACACTAATTTTTCAGCGCCACGAAGCTTTAGTTTTCGCAATGCATCTTTAAACTCACTATAGGTAGATTCAGCAAAACGATTTATTTTGATGTAGCCCATATCCCTTTTGAGCATGTAGTATGCATCAACGCTCTTAATGGGCACTCTATCCCTAACCACGGTAATATCTAAAATTTTATTTTTTGACTTTCGGTATACCTTCAAATCTACTTTGGTTCCTATCTTTCCTTTTAGCGTAGAGACTACGGTTTTATTAGGTATTCGCCTTCCAAAAAGTGTATCGTTATCTGCAACCAATATTCTATCCCCAGGCTTAATACCACTCATATAACTGGGGCCGTTTTTTATGGTTCGTATCACCGTGATGGTGTCTTTGTACATATAAAAACTGACTCCTATCCCTACAAAATCCCCTTTCATACTTTCAGAGACCTGCTCCATTTCACTATTGGGTATGTAAACCGAATGTGGGTCTAACTTCCCCAATATATTGTTCACGGTAACGTCCACGATACTGTCAGTGTCTATTTCATCAACATATTCATGGTCAATGTAATCTATGAGTCTGTTCAGCTTATCTTTTTTGGAATTGGTAGAAAATAATTTTTCCGGGGTATCGCCAAAGTGAAGCTTTCCCCCTATAAAAATTCCAATAGCCACCGCAAAAGCGAGCAGTGTAGGCCATAAATAATTGTTTTTCTTCTCCATAACATCAATGGCAATTATACCATTTCTTCTAAAATAGGCAGATGATGAGTCGTTACTCCCGCACGTTCCAAAAACTGTAATCCAGAATCATCTTTATATGCGGTTTGATACACCACACGTTTTATGCCAGATT
The nucleotide sequence above comes from Flagellimonas sp. HMM57. Encoded proteins:
- a CDS encoding S41 family peptidase; this encodes MEKKNNYLWPTLLAFAVAIGIFIGGKLHFGDTPEKLFSTNSKKDKLNRLIDYIDHEYVDEIDTDSIVDVTVNNILGKLDPHSVYIPNSEMEQVSESMKGDFVGIGVSFYMYKDTITVIRTIKNGPSYMSGIKPGDRILVADNDTLFGRRIPNKTVVSTLKGKIGTKVDLKVYRKSKNKILDITVVRDRVPIKSVDAYYMLKRDMGYIKINRFAESTYSEFKDALRKLKLRGAEKLVLDLRDNPGGYLGIAEKLADEFLTDDKLILFTKNKKGRIKKAFATRKGDFENKPVYVLINERSASASEIIAGALQDNDIGTIVGRRSFGKGLVQREMDLGDGSAVRLTVSRYYTPTGRSIQKSYKKGHKDYYQTFLDRYRSGELISVDSIKVADSLIFKTPKGKIVYGGGGIIPDVFVPIGSNEEEAIDSMDDTYEFFSRFIFEHLEKDRLQYSSLSKNQFLEEYQVDDILFDEFIDFTLNRKIKLDFYAQEERIKAYLKANIAEQLFSPNLSAQIKGDYDAMLERVKKLDSSIFEQREVGVLKLQD